A region from the Streptomyces lydicus genome encodes:
- a CDS encoding homogentisate 1,2-dioxygenase yields MFAKHVQGRISRQAHARVPQGTFEEHHGRQGFEGDVSQLYHAHPTTDWLRVEGPIRPRGVQLSDVPAADEHDERALPTLLMFNEDIRVSVSKRTAPMPYYFRNTDGDTLLLVQSGSGALVTDYGTLAYGPLEYLVIPRGTNYRIVPDRGPDPGAERHLTYVVETREPITLPERGMLGHFLPFDRGVLDVPRLDAGITVPSAQNPAGEWEVLVQRAGELSSIFYAFDPADVEGWTGTLAPFRLRLADLRPLACERLELPPVANATFQAGQNWFVTMAPRPTQTADDADKAQPAHRNVDYDELLVFLGSGTGTGDGEGDGDGDGGGGGGQAGPPAGLASVTPAGMNHGPNQARHANPRTRLPFYVWNVDTVRPLRYTEAFEAVEIPDFTRHESYRG; encoded by the coding sequence AGGGCACCTTCGAGGAGCACCACGGCCGTCAGGGGTTCGAGGGTGACGTCTCCCAGCTCTACCACGCCCACCCGACCACGGACTGGCTGCGCGTGGAGGGGCCGATCCGGCCACGGGGCGTCCAGCTCAGCGACGTTCCCGCCGCCGATGAGCACGACGAGCGCGCCCTGCCGACGCTGCTGATGTTCAACGAGGACATCAGGGTCTCGGTGTCGAAGCGGACGGCGCCGATGCCGTACTACTTCCGCAACACCGACGGTGACACCCTGCTGCTGGTCCAGTCGGGCAGCGGCGCCCTCGTCACCGACTACGGCACCCTCGCGTACGGGCCGCTGGAGTACCTGGTGATCCCCAGGGGCACCAACTACCGGATCGTCCCCGACCGCGGCCCCGACCCCGGCGCCGAGCGGCACCTCACCTACGTGGTGGAGACGCGGGAGCCGATCACGCTTCCCGAACGGGGGATGCTGGGGCACTTCCTGCCCTTCGACCGCGGTGTCCTCGACGTCCCCAGGCTCGACGCCGGCATCACCGTCCCCTCCGCACAGAACCCGGCCGGCGAGTGGGAGGTGCTCGTCCAGCGCGCGGGCGAACTGTCCTCGATCTTCTACGCCTTCGACCCCGCCGACGTGGAAGGCTGGACCGGCACCCTGGCCCCCTTCCGGCTGCGCCTGGCCGACCTCCGCCCGCTCGCCTGTGAGCGCCTCGAACTGCCGCCGGTGGCAAACGCCACCTTCCAGGCCGGGCAGAACTGGTTCGTCACCATGGCCCCTCGGCCCACCCAGACCGCGGACGACGCGGACAAGGCACAGCCGGCCCATCGCAACGTCGACTACGACGAGCTGTTGGTCTTCCTCGGCAGCGGTACCGGTACCGGCGACGGCGAGGGCGACGGCGACGGCGACGGTGGCGGTGGCGGTGGCCAGGCCGGTCCGCCGGCAGGGCTGGCGAGCGTCACGCCGGCCGGTATGAACCACGGCCCCAACCAGGCCCGCCACGCCAACCCGCGCACCCGGCTGCCGTTCTACGTGTGGAACGTCGACACCGTCCGCCCCCTGCGCTACACCGAAGCCTTCGAAGCCGTAGAGATCCCCGACTTCACCCGCCACGAGAGCTACCGCGGCTGA